The nucleotide window CTTCGCCTTCTCGCTGACGAGGTCCAGGCTGCGGGCGGGGGCGACGATCACCAGGGCGGGCGGTGCATGGAGCTCATAGACGGTGGTTGTCGGGAAATCTTTCACCAGAGTGAACTCCGGCCTGTTTTCTAGATTGGGCAGAGGGCCAGTAAGGATGTATTTTGCTTTATGAATCAGCACGTACTTGACCCCTAGATAGCTTAACACCCCTGGGGTAGCGACGTCGGTTATATCTTCAATGCTCGGCATAAGCATATCGGCGGTGCGACTCTTACCCTGTCCATTAACCATTGGCTTGTGGTGAATCCGTTGGGAGAATTGGTACTCCGGGGAAACGAATATATCGTTCATTGGATACTCGGCGATGCTGAACTGGCCAGGTTGGGAAGCCAACCAATAGTATACCTCTGGAACGCTGGTGGTGATGACGGTCAGGGGGATGTGCACGCTCTGCTCCATTAGAATAAGTGCGGTGATGAAGATGACGTTCAAATAGAGACGCCTTTGGCTAACGACCCCGGCCAGAGCATACTGGAAACCCAGTGCGGCCAGTATAGCTGCAGAGAGCATAACCAGTACCGAGAAACGAGCATACTCGCGAAACCATGGGGCTATGGGGTAGAGGAAGTAGCTGGGGGTCCAGATGGGGAGCTGCCCGAGCCCCGGCAGGGGAATATTAATGATAGGTGCCGCTGAGGTGAACAGACTGGCAGCGAACAGGAAAATGAAGAAGGAGAGGGCAAAATGGCGTTCCCTGTTTCCTGGGGACTGCTTCCTCCTTGGGAGCCATTTCCACAGCCCATAAATGGCCAGGATCAGCGTGATGTAACCAATGTACAGCCCATGGGCGAAATAGCCGCGCACCGGCTCCTCCGCATTCCATTGTGTCATATATTTACCGAAGAGGGGGTTATAAATGGGGGGCAACAAGTAGTCCACCAGTCGTGGGGCCAGCCCAACCACATCGCCAAAGGGGCGCGCAAAGCCATAGGGCAGGAGCTGCTTTGGGGTGGTGAGTACCGTTTGCAGCGTGGAAAAGGTGAAGGGCAGGATGATGGCCAGGCTTAGTAAAATGGCTGTAGCACCCACCTTCAACGTCTGGCGATCGAGATCAAGCCTCCTCTCGGTTATGTAGGCGTACCCCAGCCAGAAGAGAAGGAAGTAGAGTGTGCCTATGGCTACGATATAGCCGTTGATGTAACTCGATAGGAGGATGAAGGTGTAGAGGAGGGCAGCGATGATGGCGTTTCTATATGTCCGCTGTCCGTGCAGTTTCAGGAGAAAGAGGAAATAGAGCGGAATCCACTGCACGCTGGCCAGGGGTACCCAGGCGAAGGTCCGCCAGATGTGGTAGTTCGAAAACGAATAGATCACGCCGGCCACTAGGCTGGCGGCCTTGTTCTTGGTGATGTGATAACAAAGGTAATACATGATCATAGCTGAGAGGGGGAAGCTGATGAGCACCATGAAGTCGAAGGCGAAGACCTCGTTGGTGAGAATGGCCAGGGCTATCTCTGGGTAGAGAGTGAACCACTCCAGGGCGACGATATTGATCCCAAAGGGACTGGCTACTAAAGGACAGAAGGAGAAGGGCAGGTGGTTCAGGAAGGCGTATTTATACCACCAGATCGACCAGATGGCGGCCAGAGCATCGCCATGGAAGGCATACATCGCCCCTGGGGCCCGGGGCCGGGCGATGTAGGTCACAATGTAGGTAAGGAGGCAGTAAAAAAGAAAGATGAGGAGGTCTGTCCAGTGTCGTTTCGACCAGGTGATCATAGCAGTTCCCTGATCAGACTCATTTCCCGCTCGGCTACCCTGTCCCAATCGTAGGTGAGTACGACCTTATAAGCTTGTTCCGTCATGCTCTTCCTGAGGTCCTCATCTTGCAACAGGCGAACGATGGCCGTGGCAAATTGTTTGGTATCGCCCCTGGGTATAGGGTAAAGAGCGTCACCAAATATAGGGCGATAGGCTGGCAGGTCATAAGCGATGACCGGCAAGCGACAGGCCAGCGCTTCGGCCATAGCTATCCCCCAACCCTCTTCGTAGCTGGTCGAGAGGAAGACACGACTGGATTTCATCAGGCTATATACCTCGCTTTTGGGCAAAAACCCGGCTATGGTGATGTTCTCCTCCAACCCTCGCCGCTGGATCTCCCTCTTTAGCCTCTCCGTCCATTCCGCCGAGCCGGAGCCGATGATGAGCAGTCTGGCGGAGGGCATCTCCCTGACCACCATGTCCCAGATCTCGGGTAGGTCGAAGATGCCCTTGGAAGGGTTGAGCCGCCCCAGAAAACAACCCTCAGGTCCTCTTTTGGAGCGCGAGGTGGCCGCGTTGATCTCGGCCAGGCTTATCCCGGCCCCGACTACACAGAGCTTCTCTGGGGAAAAGCCAAGCCTCACCAGGCGCTCCTTCACCGCATGGTTCAAGAGAAAGACCCTATCAGCCAGGCGTTTGATTAAGACGAAGCTGAATCTTTGCAATACCCATGATACGACGCTCATTATAAACGTATTTCCTCTCCGCTTGAAGGGCGATTCGTTGAGATGGAAGATGGTGGCTACCCACCTGGTCTGTGGAAACTTGAGGCGGTGGTAGAAAGCGGGGATGGTATCGCAGAAGAAGTCGCCGGTGGTGTAAAGCACCTCTCCCCCAGCGGTTCTGATCAGGCGGCAGGACTTCAGAGCGCGGAGGAGATAGACCAAGGGCAACAGGAAGAGATAGCGAGAGTACAGACGATGTGCATCAATCAATGACCCTTTTAGGACATACATCTTTGAGGGTGAGATCTCTTCCTGGCATCGCCTGGCCGCTATCTCCGGCACTATGAGGGTTACCTCTGCCCCAGCCTGTTGCCAACGCCTGGCCAGTTCGACGAAGGCTCTATCGCCGCCGGAGGTGATTTCGGGTGTGAGCAGATGGACGGCTAAAATCGATAACTGAACGCCCTCATCCCCCCTACCCCCCTTCTCCCGTCCGGGAAGGACGGGAGAAGGGGGGAATTGGGGTTTGGGGATACCCCAAACCCTAGCAGAGGGGCTTTGCCCCTCTGCACTCCCCATGCGGTGGGGGAAGGGGAGATAGGGGCTGTGTCTCCAGGCTATCCTGGCGCTGGGGCTGTGCCCCCTCGGAACCCTCATTCTTCGATACCCTCTCCCTTTAGTTTCCTCAGGCAGGCCCAGCCCACCTGCACATTCTGTGGCGTAGCCAGTTCACTATGCGGCCCCTGATGGCCTTGAAGAGGAGTCCTCTGCCCCTGAGAGCGGTGAGGGTGTTCAGGTACTTGGCCAGTCTTATCTCCAGCCGAGAGAGGTGGGGGTGATTGAGCACAGAGTCCCAGGCGTAGGAGCCGACGCTGCTCCGTCTCTGCAGGTTGACCCAATTGTTGGCGTAACAGAGATCACCCAAGGCTGTGCCCTTAAAAGGGTAGAAGATGCTCGTCATAGCGAAGTCGGGCCCTATCTGGAAGTTCAGCCAGATCGTCCGCAGCAAACTAAGCCGCCCCTCATAGGGCAACCCCACCATATTGAATGACCAGGTTTGGATGCCCAGTCGCCTGGCTGTCTGAAAGGACTTGATTATGCTTTGGTTGGTCATCCGCCTGTTCAATACCGATCGTCTCAGCTGCTCATCGCCCGACTCTATTCCAAGCAGAAGCAGGTTACAGCCAGCGTTTTTGAGCATCCGTAGGGTCTTTGCGCTACAGGTCTCCGGCCTGGCTGCACAGTAGAAGGGAAAGCGGAAGCGGTGGGGGTATTTCTCGCAGAACTCCTCCAACCAGCGGGGAAAGAGGGTCAGATTATCATCGTGGAAACCGAGCGAGTCGAAGGTATATCTATTGGCGAGCCCCTCTATCTCCTGGAGCACGTTATCAACTGAGCGCATTCTTAAGTATTTGTGTTTGTTGGGATATAGTTGTTTAATATAGTAATTTGAGCAATAGGTACAGTCATAGGGACAGCCCCGGCTGGCTATCAGTTTCACGTTTCGGTCCCCCTCTCCCCCCATCTCTAGATGCCTCTGGTAATCCAGCATCTCCCTGTCGGGGAAGGGCAGCTCATCGAGATCCTCAATCAACGGACGGATAGGATTCTGGTAGACTTGTCCGTCTTTTTTTACCCACAGGTTTGGGGTGCTGGTCGTATCCTCTTCCCGCTCCATTCTGGTGACCAGCTCCAGTAGGGGATATTCCCCTTCCCCCCGACAAACGATATCTATGGAGTTATGTCGAATCGCCTCTTGGGGGACGAGTGTAGCGTGATACCCGCCGACGATGATGGGGAGGTTGTACTGAGTCTTTAGGTAGTCGGCGAGCTCCCTGATCCAGTCGAAGCTCGTCTCATAGGCGGTGAAGCCGACCAGATGAGGTCGGAAGATCTCGATAGCCTTACGGACGTCTGCCCAATGTGTAGCGTTCAGGCGTCTCTGGACCACCAATTCTAGCAAGGCTGTTTGGTGTCCGTATCTCTTCAGGAAGGCCGAGAGTGCTCCCAGCTGGATGGGGTAGGAGATATCCGGGCCGGGGTAGATGAATAATATGTTCACGTCTTATCCTCAGAGGCGGGAGCGTCGGACTTACCCCATTTCCTGGCCACCAGGAACGTTGAGCCTTGGTTATCTGTATTCCCTTTCGCCTCCAGATGGCTCAGTCCCAGGAGCAGAGGGAAACATAATTGCTTATATATGGCCAACGCCCCTAGGCGACGCTCATAAAAGGTCTTATTGTCCCCTTTTATCTTACCTAAAAGCAGATTAAGGGCGGTAATGAAGGCATAAAAGTAGCGATTGATAGTGGTGAAGCGGGGATACATGGGGAGGGCTTGTTCGATGGCGAAGCCGCTTTCCCGCAGGAGTCCCTCTAGCGCCTGGCGCATGTAGTGGCGCAGATGTCCGTAGGCTTCCTTATAGTCTGGGTGATACGGTCTATAGGGGACACGGACGATCAACTCGCCTCCCTCTGGCAGGACCCGGGCCATCTCAGTCAGGGCGGCCTGGTCGTTTTCCAGATGTTCCAGAACATCCAGACAGAGCACAACGTTTACCTTACTCTCCTCAAATGGTAGATGAAGGGTATCGGCTTGTAGGAAGTGTATGCCAGAGTGGCTTAGGCGGCGAGCGCGGCTGATCGAGTCGTGGGAGATATCGCAGCCACAGACCAGATTGTCCTTCAAGTCCAGGCTGTTGATCACCGCTCCTGTTCCGCAGCCGACGTCGACGATAACCTTGTTCCTGATGTTTTGCAGGTGCTCCTGAATTGGTTTCCTGATGAGGTAGGGCCCGATGTCGTGAGAGATGACCATCCAGTCGCGATCGTCGAAGAAGCGCTCATAAAAGGGTTGCCCTTGGGTGAGGCGCATTCTACGCTTCCGATACCAGAGCTCAATCTTTTCAATAAGCGACATTTGGCCCTCTCTATTGGAGCTCAGGGTCCCCAAAACTAGCCTTGGGAGAAACGTAACCAAGGAATATTATGGCCCAGATATACTTAGGAGTCGCCGTACAGATGCCCCTCAGAGGGACAGTTTCTAGTGAGGAGTCTCTCAGCCCAGTATTCCTTGTGGCCTCTGGCTCCATTGTTATCTGCTTTCTCCGGCTTGAGCCTCATCCTCCCCACTCTGGGGTAGCAGTTTGCCTATATCACTGTTTTTGGAAATGGTTATCAATTGGCCCGGAGTAGCGGCAGGACCGTCACTTCCGGCATGGGATAATCATCTTTATTACCCGTAATAAGGCTAGCTTGGTGGGCCTGGGCGGTGGCTGCCACTAGGGTATCGGTAGTGGAAAGGGTTACTCCCTGCCGGGCATAGGTATAGCGCCACTCCCCTGCTTGTCTGGCTACCTCTTGGGTGGTAGCCAAAAACTGGCAAGCTTGGAGTAGTCTTTGGACCTTGTCGCGGTCTTTCGGTCTTACTCCGGCGTAAACCTCGGCGATTACCACGTCGCAGACGCATAACAGGCCACCACGCTGGTGCAGATCCTGGACGAGCGCCACCGAGGTCGGAATGCCCACTAAGTAATCAATTATTGCATCGGTATCGAGTAAGTATCGCACCATTAGTTCCTTCGACCGCTCATTCTGCGTGCCAGCCGGGAGTCGTCTTCTTTCCGGCCGGAGCGTACCCAAGCCGAGATCTTCGCAACGCTTTCCCATTCAGGGTAGTCGACGACATTCAGGACTCCCACCGACTCCCGCAGGGCTGTAGATAGTGTTTCGCGGGCCAACCTCTCCCGGATGGCCAGCTCAATGAAGCGACTTCTTTTTCGTTTGCCCGCTATCCGGTCTATCTCCTTCATTAGTTCCTCTGGTATGAAGATATGAGTTCGCATTGGCATCTCCTCCACTTATATCCCACTACAGAGCACACTGATAGTACCACTAATAGATGCTATTGTCAAGTTACCGAATTAAATCAGGTCGAATATCTCCTCAAACCCCTGCAAGGGCTTCAAGGCGGACCTGTGGGCTTTTTGTGCTCTGGGGCACATCCGAAAGACCCTTGGAACCACATTCTTTGGCCCTCCCAAAGTAGTACCTGACAAGTGGGAGGGGGCAGTGCTATAATGTTAACAACAGGGCGCTAAGATCCCTGCCAAACGGACTTGCCCGAAGCGATTTCACTATTCCGCAGCAGCAAGCTCCAGAGAGGAGGCGTGATGGCAGCGGATGCCTACCAGCGGGAAGCAGCGGCTCCAGGTGAGGGGACAGTCCCTCCCGGCCTCCCGATGGGCCCAGCCATTCCCCCGTTGAACGTGACCGGCTTGGTGGTGACCAAAGCCGACCTCGTCAAAGCGCTGCGGATATACGTCCCCCAACTGTTCGATATCACCTCGCTGGACGATGGGCGTTTCCTGCTGAGCCTGACCCCACTTACCCCAGAGGGGAATAAATAAGGAGGTCATCATGCCCGAGTGTAGCTGCAACATTTTTCCGGCGAACCTGGGTAACGTCATCTTCGGGGCCAAGGTTGGAATTGGGACAGAGAGTCCGGGAGCGAGATTGCATACTTACGAAGTTTATGGAACCGGCGATACCACGCTTCGGGAACAGATTATCATTGAGAGGGACTCTTACACTTATCAGGGTGCGGGTGCTGGTGCTGGTGGTAGCATCCTGTTCAAAAACCGCGATTATAATGGAGGCAGTATAGAGGCTGGAGAAATCGGCGTTATCAATACAAACAATGTTCAGGGTGACGTCAAACCGGCGCTGGTCTTTCTATTGGGTCAAGGAACGCCATCTGAAAAGGTTAGAATTACAACAGATGGCAATGTTGGTATTGGGACGACTGGTCCAGAGGCGAAGCTGCATGTAGAAGGAAGTGTAAACCCATCTATCTTAGTAAAACAAACAACACCTGCTAAGCGAGCCTATTACGAAGTAAATAGCGCTGGCCAATTGCTATCAACCGACGGCGATATACAGTTTCAAACTAATGGCGGTGGCTGGTCGATCAAGATGGTGCTGACAAATGCTGGCGATGTGGGCATTGGGACGAGTCCTGGGGAAAAGCTGGAGGTAGCTGGGAACATCAAACTGAGTGGCAGCCTCTTTACGGGGACGCGCAGGGTGGCCGATAGCGGTGGCTGCTACTATGCGGATTGAACACTATGGCTACTCAATGGACTGACCATCCTGCTACAAGTAATACCCACATCCGGGCGGTGCACATCAACGAACTGCGCAGCGCCGTTGACTGCAACCGCAGTGCTTATGGACTCCCAGGCTATGCCTGGACCGATGTTCCTGTCAGCAGTAGCATCCCTATTAGGGCTATACACTTCAACGAGATTCGCACGGCCATTCAGGACCTCTGGAACCGGAAGTCGATGGGGACGATCCCCAATTGGAGCGTTGGCAGCGCGCCCTCTAGCAGCCGGCCCATAAGTGCCCGGGACATCAACGACCTACGGGGTTGGCTGAACCAATATGAAAACACAGGTGGGTTACGAGGCCCGAAACGAGGGATTCATTTGCGGAATAATGGTGACTTACGAACATCTGAACTGCAAGCCCTTCAGATGTTTACCCCGGGGCTGGCTGTTGTGCTAAGCACGGATGTTTTGCGTCCCGCTATGCTTAACTATCTCAAAAGTATTCAGAACAGCGCTGAGATATTCATTCGCCACGTCCCACCTAATGCCCCTCATTGGAGCTATGCACCGATCCATGGTTCTTACTCACTCTATGATCCAACCTATCGATATACCTATAACTATGACAAGGCCACGCAGAAGAGTCCTGGGGACGTAGCAACTGAGATAATTACCCTTGCCAACAGCCTAAAGGCTAATGGACTTACTAGCTTTCGCTGGGTGACCGGCAACGAGCCAGAAATAGAATGGGCCATCGATGGTAGTGTGAGCTGGTGGATCAGGTTTTGGACAGATGTGCAGCACTACTATAGGGACATATACGACCAGCTAGAAGCGCAGGGCCGTCCCTGCGAAATATACCCACCCTGCTTTCATGCAATACGCATGCGTAGCGGTGGCTAATTACTGGTCCAATGGCACAGTCACACGAAAAGGGGTGTCTAGCACCGGCCCAAAAGATTTTGAGGGCCTTAACACAGACTATGGAGTCTACTACTGTATTGACATGATAGACCACCACACAAACGGAACAGCAGTAGGACGGTTCGTCCAGCACAACTATTTTTGGCCAGGATATCAATCTCAGCATGCGGTTTATAACTTTTGGCCCCAGTTTCTGAAAGACCGCAAAGCAAGTGGCATGCCAAATCGCATCACTGAGTTTGGTTGGCATCCAGACTGCTTCCCCCCCAACCCATGCAGCGCCAATCTAGATACGACGACTACTTCCTGCGATGGAGCTCGGACAGGTATTAGCTCCTGGGGAGACTACAACGACTATGTGCGCATATCTGGTCAATTGGATGGATATGCCGTGTGGATTCTAT belongs to Chloroflexota bacterium and includes:
- a CDS encoding YfhO family protein, whose product is MITWSKRHWTDLLIFLFYCLLTYIVTYIARPRAPGAMYAFHGDALAAIWSIWWYKYAFLNHLPFSFCPLVASPFGINIVALEWFTLYPEIALAILTNEVFAFDFMVLISFPLSAMIMYYLCYHITKNKAASLVAGVIYSFSNYHIWRTFAWVPLASVQWIPLYFLFLLKLHGQRTYRNAIIAALLYTFILLSSYINGYIVAIGTLYFLLFWLGYAYITERRLDLDRQTLKVGATAILLSLAIILPFTFSTLQTVLTTPKQLLPYGFARPFGDVVGLAPRLVDYLLPPIYNPLFGKYMTQWNAEEPVRGYFAHGLYIGYITLILAIYGLWKWLPRRKQSPGNRERHFALSFFIFLFAASLFTSAAPIINIPLPGLGQLPIWTPSYFLYPIAPWFREYARFSVLVMLSAAILAALGFQYALAGVVSQRRLYLNVIFITALILMEQSVHIPLTVITTSVPEVYYWLASQPGQFSIAEYPMNDIFVSPEYQFSQRIHHKPMVNGQGKSRTADMLMPSIEDITDVATPGVLSYLGVKYVLIHKAKYILTGPLPNLENRPEFTLVKDFPTTTVYELHAPPALVIVAPARSLDLVSEKAKPEIGWWSTGNKGELNLLNTLDHPLTINLRFTARTFEEPRRLAISYNDVLLQIEELSPTPKEITVKNLALQPSKIGQGPVPKPKVLNLSIPDNSDPPEWFGLRDFRVEPR
- a CDS encoding type II toxin-antitoxin system VapC family toxin; this encodes MVRYLLDTDAIIDYLVGIPTSVALVQDLHQRGGLLCVCDVVIAEVYAGVRPKDRDKVQRLLQACQFLATTQEVARQAGEWRYTYARQGVTLSTTDTLVAATAQAHQASLITGNKDDYPMPEVTVLPLLRAN
- a CDS encoding class I SAM-dependent methyltransferase, which produces MSLIEKIELWYRKRRMRLTQGQPFYERFFDDRDWMVISHDIGPYLIRKPIQEHLQNIRNKVIVDVGCGTGAVINSLDLKDNLVCGCDISHDSISRARRLSHSGIHFLQADTLHLPFEESKVNVVLCLDVLEHLENDQAALTEMARVLPEGGELIVRVPYRPYHPDYKEAYGHLRHYMRQALEGLLRESGFAIEQALPMYPRFTTINRYFYAFITALNLLLGKIKGDNKTFYERRLGALAIYKQLCFPLLLGLSHLEAKGNTDNQGSTFLVARKWGKSDAPASEDKT
- a CDS encoding B12-binding domain-containing radical SAM protein, translated to MNILFIYPGPDISYPIQLGALSAFLKRYGHQTALLELVVQRRLNATHWADVRKAIEIFRPHLVGFTAYETSFDWIRELADYLKTQYNLPIIVGGYHATLVPQEAIRHNSIDIVCRGEGEYPLLELVTRMEREEDTTSTPNLWVKKDGQVYQNPIRPLIEDLDELPFPDREMLDYQRHLEMGGEGDRNVKLIASRGCPYDCTYCSNYYIKQLYPNKHKYLRMRSVDNVLQEIEGLANRYTFDSLGFHDDNLTLFPRWLEEFCEKYPHRFRFPFYCAARPETCSAKTLRMLKNAGCNLLLLGIESGDEQLRRSVLNRRMTNQSIIKSFQTARRLGIQTWSFNMVGLPYEGRLSLLRTIWLNFQIGPDFAMTSIFYPFKGTALGDLCYANNWVNLQRRSSVGSYAWDSVLNHPHLSRLEIRLAKYLNTLTALRGRGLLFKAIRGRIVNWLRHRMCRWAGPA
- a CDS encoding glycosyltransferase family 4 protein; this encodes MRVPRGHSPSARIAWRHSPYLPFPHRMGSAEGQSPSARVWGIPKPQFPPSPVLPGREKGGRGDEGVQLSILAVHLLTPEITSGGDRAFVELARRWQQAGAEVTLIVPEIAARRCQEEISPSKMYVLKGSLIDAHRLYSRYLFLLPLVYLLRALKSCRLIRTAGGEVLYTTGDFFCDTIPAFYHRLKFPQTRWVATIFHLNESPFKRRGNTFIMSVVSWVLQRFSFVLIKRLADRVFLLNHAVKERLVRLGFSPEKLCVVGAGISLAEINAATSRSKRGPEGCFLGRLNPSKGIFDLPEIWDMVVREMPSARLLIIGSGSAEWTERLKREIQRRGLEENITIAGFLPKSEVYSLMKSSRVFLSTSYEEGWGIAMAEALACRLPVIAYDLPAYRPIFGDALYPIPRGDTKQFATAIVRLLQDEDLRKSMTEQAYKVVLTYDWDRVAEREMSLIRELL